A segment of the Corylus avellana chromosome ca2, CavTom2PMs-1.0 genome:
CCCAAGCTAACTAGTGATGTGGCACATTATGTGGAACAAAGTTTTATTTGCCAAAGGTCTACGAAAACCCTCACAAATGCTGGTCTATACACCTCATTACCAGTGCCTAATGGCCTATGGCTCGATGTCAGCATGGATTTTGGTTTGGGATTACCTCGCACTCAGAGGAGCATTGATTCTATTTTTGTGCTGGTTGATCGATTTTTCAAGATGGCCCATTTTGTAGCTTGCCGAAAGACAATGGATGCCACTTGTATTTTCAAGAGATTGTTCACATGCATGGTGTTCCAAGATCTATTACATCGAATCGAGATACAAAATTCATGAGCCATTTTTGGAAGAATCTGTTGGGAATATGTATGCAATCAAAATTTGCGCAGCGGAAAGAATTATATTCCCATGCCCAAGAAAACTTTATGAAGAATATATGAAGAACAATTGCTATTTCAACAAATAGCAAGAACAAATATTACTGTCTTGAAGATCTACAGCCACGCCTTGGCTATAAGCAAAaactttttgcttcttcttcttctccaagaacatAGTTGATCTCCATAATATTTagacctctagatcttctcaccaatgattGATTATAAACAAGAGAGTGTGAGCTcttacttggctcttcaaatataaacttttgttctttgtgagttaacacaagaactaataaTTTTCAAAGTGTTTCTGAAAACTAAGTATTAAGAAAACTTGATGGGATGATTTGAGAGCACAGgttcttctttatttataggcttagcagGGAAGCAGAGTTTCAAAttttagcaatgtgggacaaagaGCAAAAGAGAAGTCCTAGTCATACTAGGACTAGGCATAGAAGGCTAGGGCAAAACCCTAGTCTCCATGCCATTGCCGCATGGTCCAGGGAGAGACTCTCCCAAGTCCATGTAATTCCCTTGCCTAGGGAACTGGGCCTGGGATTTAAATCACAAGCCCCTTCTCTTATGTCCAATGCATAGAGCATTTTCCCTGGCCTTATGCGTTCCTTTTGCCTATTAGGCCTGTGGGTTTTATCCCTAGCCTAATTACATATATACTCTCTAGCccatgtttttaaataaataaaatatatagtccaataaataataatgccTTATGATGGTTAAATTACATTAGCTTGGTGAGGGAcctaaggaaaaaataattattgacttAAATATTCCCATAATCATGTCTCCTTGACATTCATTACGCGACAATATTTTAACCAccattaattccactaaataattgtgactgcactccaataaatatttttgattaaacaattaatcacTTTGACTTACTTAATGTTGACTTATGATTTTTCCATGAAATATTTTGTAGCAGAATTAAGGTTAAGGACACTGTCACTTAATTCTCTACATCTTTATCCTTTAGTCACTGCTTTATGTTATTCTTATAATGTAAAAAtcaaatgtatatattttggtatgctaACCAAAATGCTCTAACCAGAGTCTTGAGAATAATATACATGAAATCTATCTCAATGagaaatttcttatctctttgcctactgacaaaggatttggatttcCTATTGGAAAAAGCTTTTCCACTATGTTTCATGTGATCACCCAATGTATTGAGGTTATTTCAACCGATGATAGGTCTTGCTTTTGATACATCTAAGCAACCTACATAAAACATCTGAGTCCGCAATTACTTCaaaatttagaatcaaagtctaaatcAGTCTTTTAAGGAATTATTCTCTTTTCCTAATAGATagtatctttatgaaaagacaacACCTTGGTCCATTCAGTGCCTTAGGGTCTCAGCACCTACACATTAATCCGAAAACACCGCTTCGactgatcaaggtagatcaccaaTATTCGATGTGTACCatattaattaactggtaattaacttcACGGTTCGTCTCCCACCCTTATTCCGTgaggaacaagactcagggatctctACTCTTCAAAAAGGGAGGATACTAAACAGCAAAAACattaagattctataaacattaatcattataacCAAAGCATCTACCAAGGGtcatcaaagtagctgaaatcaCACTATACATATCATCTTTACAAGAGATCCATgatataccttaatatgcaagcatgcatcaaGACTTTTAAGTCTACAGCATaacccaaaagtactagttaccatgagcacTCGCCTAAGCAcacaataagtcctcaagcatctcccagATTGAATCCTCCACGATAATTGGATGTTTCGcagtatccatcttctgctaaactatctataacagcatatatgtacatatggagaaaaaggggaaagaatataagggtaagtccgacgacttagtgagtataaatgcacatagTGTACACATCATTAAATGATGaactcaattgtttataaagcacatgcagcATTATGAGGTGAtagtttatcatggatgcaatatagatataatatatactGTGATATGAAAACCAatgatagttcaactgtatggtctacccgagatattacccactCCCAGCAGGTTGGCTTTGTCCCGAGtgacttgtaatacaatactggtgccctagatattgtacgctaccatccatcaCTAGCAGTCTGACCAAGTCTGACCTTGGGTGGcacacgctactaatgatgtccgtcctgtagtgatcaaccaatcaaacatggctgCACCGATCACGAATAACCATCGGATCCAAGGCTCATATAAAaacatacatttgaccatagagttaacctgtatagtaagcccatggccattatcccACACGTACTagtgtaccatatcatacgatgcaattaatcttatccgtcttttacatgcatgcttttacaagtctcatcatttgattatcttgttaatcaacatacgttttcacaaaagataGTTCACAGTAGTCCAAAATGCATTTAATGAAAGTTATAAATATGTATGTTTGATATATctaaaatagtcgtgcaatgtgggaaaagtaacaataagtatccatgtgagtttgtactcactcgggttgtaaggctcctccataaaatccccttgaggctccataacatcgatactgagaaaagacctatcattagttctaaacccGAGCTAAAATGAGTCCTAACCCTAAAAATGTCCAATCTGAGTTTCTGCTTGAACGTTTTATCAACCTAGCGAACGTTCGGGGCTTGAAGCCGAACGTTTGACCAGAAAGTGCAAACATTCTCTCAGAAACCCATTTCAAACCAAATAGCCTTCTAATCACACCTAAGCAAGTTCTAAGGCTACAATAAAGTTCCTAACATATTCCTAGCCCAAAATAACGTCTCCATGCATAATGTAATATGCCCAACAAGAATGAAATgctaacccatgcttaaaccaagattaaggccaacaacataactagaagctcaaaactaccaattaagctaactatgaaaagcacttaaacaacataacaactaagtaaggaaCAAGCTAGGcatagaagattacctccttgaagcaaaacctccaagaaatctctcattcttCTTCAAGAcctctcacaactcacaaaatcactcaagAAGAGGTTCTAGAGGGTAACACTGGCAGAATGAGGCTTAAGGGCCGAGTGGGGAGGCGTATTTATAGGGTAGAAAAAGCTATGGATGCTGCTATGACAGTTCTATAAAGTAGCGAACGTTCGGTACTTAGGGGCCAACGTTCGGGTACTGTGCACAGCGTTTGTAAAATGTTCGGTCCTTATCTAGCGGCTCAAGAATTGGTCAGTGAACGTTCAGTAAACTTTTGGACTTACGCTTGTAAAGCATGTTTGTACCTTTCTGACACTCTGAAAAGCCTATCTGTACTTTTGGTCAGTGAACGTTCGGTCAAAACCATCGAACGTTCGGTTAGGAACAGTGAACGTTTGGCCATAACCAGAAGCGAACGTTTGGTCAACTCTTGCAAACGTTCGCATTTGACTTTTCAGCAATTGACCGATTGCGCAGTGTTTAGTAAAACAGACATAACTTTTGCAGTCTCGAAATTGCGCATGCGACCCCATTCCAAAAAGCTCTTTCCAATAGGAGTGTCATGGTATCCATTCCAATATTTTTGAGTGCCTTATTGGGATTCGAAAATATAAGATTTCCCTTTTAAGACggtgtttacaatgttttctcgTCCTTTAGGAATTATTCCTTAACCTTCACATCGTAATTGATCACATACTCATTAGTTACCATGTAAAAGTTGATTCTTGAGTACTACAGACATCGGTACTTCTGTTGAACGTTCGGTGCAATagtaaattcttaaaaattccAAGGTCTTACACTTTACCCAATGAGAACCAACCCTATCATCATAATTAGAGGgtacttaaccctaatttattgTTAGGGTATTACAAATAGTCTCACTCAAAATGGAATTGCCCCACTTCCATTTACCGACTGTGAACTTTCTATCTTGGATACAAGGATTTTGGACTAAGACCTTGTATGATAACCacgttactcacacccatagtCATATTCAATGTTACCTTAGGACCTCTTACATGGAAGATGAACTATTGGTAATAGGCATGTAAATGACATTTTATATGTCACATGCTCAAAACATTAATTAGTAAATAAaatcattgatataaaatcattaaGAATCAGGGCATAATCCCCAACAGAGTATGTGGGAAAAGATGGGGACTAAGCTTAATTTCAGTAGTGGCTACCATCCCCAAACAGATGGTCAGACTTAGGTGGTGAATCGGAGCTTGGTAAATCTTTTGAGAAGTTTAGCTAGAAATAAGCCGAAGCAATGGGACCTGGCTTTGTCACAGGTAGAGTTTGCTAACAATTGGTCCAATAATAGAATTACTTAGTTGAGCCTTTTTGAGATCTTGTATGGGCAAAACCCATCGGGAGTGCTTGACTTAGCACCCATTCCCTGTATTGGTTGATTGAGTACTAAGGCTGATGAAATGGCAGATTATCTCTGAAGGGTTCATGACCAGGTCAAGAAAGCGATAGAAGATAGCAATGTCATGTACAATGTACTATCTGACTGCCACAAGCGCAAGGTAACTTTTAAGGTTGGTGATTTGGTTTCGGTGGTACTTACACGTGatcatttttttgttagtgaGTATAACAAGCTACGAGAGAGGAAGATCGGGCCTTATGAGATTTTGCAGAAGATAAATGAGAATGCATACCGACTACGTCTTCCAAGCCATTTAAAGACCTCTGATGTGTTCAACATGAAGCATTTAACtccatgttttgttgatgttgacAAAGACGACTTGAACTCGAGGGCGAATTCTTTTCAACCCTGGGAGACTGACGCAGGAGCACAGTAATGatgtttattatttatatatattagttttcctttttcaataaagattgagcttttccttttccattaggatgattggttttcattttccttgtcaAATGAGGAGGaacctagcctatataaagacttctagtctttgttatttttcaattcagtttgaactatcaattaaatttaagtctttcagattTATTTTTCCGTTTGCTTATTTTGGACAATTAGGGTATTTCTCTTCCCTATgtgttattttttctcttcctaaatttctttttcaattttcaatttttagtttctacTACTATCATATGCTGTCAGAAATCTTAATTCTACCCAGCGTCATAtaaacaatgtgggacaagaggtgtaaaaataaaacctagCTAAGCTAGACAACGTGGACGACTAGGGTTggaaaaccctagcctccaccTCTTGCATGTTATTCCCTGGCCGCTTGCGTTCTCTTTGGTTTGGGCCCTTGGGTTTTATCCCTGCCTAAACCCCTTAAGAACCAACACATAGGGCTAGAGAATTTTCTCTAGCCTGATGCGTTGTCAGTCTCCTTGGGCTCTTGGGTTTTATCCGAAATCCTTATCTCCTATACATGCACTTCTGCACAATATCTctctagcccatgttttaataaaataaaagtagcctaataaataagaaaatatgtcTTTCGTTTAATTACATTAGCTTAGTGAGAAacttaaatgaagaaaatattgttaACTCCAATAGGCCTATGACCTCGTCCCACCTGACATTGTCACGCGACActattaatcaaaattaattccACTATATAATAGTGATTGcactttaataaatatttttgattaaaataataaatcccTTTAACTTACTTAATATTGACTTTTGATTCCTTTATAAAATTTTCCTAATAGAATAAAAGCGATGCATCTACCActtaattttctatttcttatgttactcatttattattattctcataCTAAGTTTATGTTTGTGAGATACCATGCAAGATAATGTTATTGTGATAATCTGACCTTTGACTATAAAAAGGGGTAGTCACATTTATATATGCCCCTTGTGGTAACACTGTAGTGATTTTGGATAATCATTAAAGTTTAACCTCTGTAATGATTGTATATTATGAAATAACAGCTCTTGTACTTTTATTGATGAGTTTATAGGGTCAATTGCAGGcaaaaatttattattgttttttcaccGTGTTGCTTTTAACAGTAATATCACGTGCGAAATTAGATAATTTTACATATGTCTTGTTATTAAAAGCGGGGCGTTACAATATATACCTCCTTTGAGTTCCTCTTTGATCAAGAGTCTTGTTAGGTCAATGAAAAACTCGTCATGACCATTCTTCTTTAGGCCCTATCCCGTACTCTGGTTGCAACAACACTCATCTTCttgataaaaattcaaaaaatttcatcaattttgATGTGAAATTCTTTATAAGGCTTAATCAAGTAAGTTTTGATCGTCCACTCACCCATTAAAGCATGCAGGCTCAATAAAAACTATCTCACATGTTCTGAAGGTGCTCGAAAAGATTGACccaataacaatttcaaaataaaattgttgggAATCCAAAATCCCCCTCTCCTTCTACTTTGAGCTGCTGTCACCATCGTCAGCTCCCTCCCCCTTTTCTTCGCATCACCGCCATTCTCACCTTCCTCTCTCCACTCCTCATCATTGTCACCACAACAACCACAATTATTTATCGACTTTTGTGAACCTTGTTAAAATTCTTTTGtactttaatatttctttttttggttcaaagGGGAGTTTGGAATTGGACATCTACTTGTCTTGAATTCAGTatatatgataataaaaagtaaaaaaataaaaaatttgtttaatcagattgtcaaaaaaaaaaattaaatttaaacaaaagaattgaattaatttttatttgagcaacacttaaaaaataaaacaaaaataaaaaaataaaaaaaataaaaaagagaaaaaaatagagagcTTGGACCAATGAAACATCGGTGGCGGAGTAACAGCCATACAGTTTTGCATTTGTAGCAGGGGATTCTGATTTACAAAGACAACGTTGCACACCCAAGAgcccctactctctctctctctcaaccaaAGTGCGAAATGAAGCTTTTCCTAATGAACCAGCGTGCACTCGTAGCGATTCCGCTGAGCCTGAGATCAATAGCCAGACGGGTTTCTtcgtcttctttttcttcttctttttcttcttcttcttcttcttcttcttcttctgctttgaATTGGGAAGGTGGAGTTTCCATGGTGCAGGGAGCTTCCAGAGGAATTGGCCTTGAATTTGTGAGCTCTCCTTCCTTTGTCTTTAGAATTATTATACCATCTTCCATTccattatgatttcaaaagaTGGGTGTGGGTTTCATTTGTAGGCCTTACTTGGAATATTGCATTTTCGTTGCACTGTGTAAATTTCGTATTTTTCCAAAATGCAGCCTCTTCCTTGTTGTTTTGGATGATGAACCAAATGTGGGTTTTTCCGTGATCCTACATTACAGGAATAAGTGAACAAGTACCAGGTGTTTGCATGTCTTGTAATGGTGATGTCCAGAAACTACCAATAAAATGAATGGTTGAGAACTAAAGAAATGGGAATAGCAAACTATTAACAATTGGAATCAACAAATGGGGTTTCATTTTCTGACCCATCTTTTGCCAATGGATTATCAAAACCCTcttacacaaaaacaaaaatgtgtaACTCAAACAGAAAATACAAGTTGAAAAATACCAAGCATCAGCAAGCCTTCTATTTGCATTTGTAAGAGCATTCTTAAACACTTTTATATAGTTTTAAGAATGAGCTTGTAAATAGTTTCTTCGTTTCTTAACCCAACCTTATGCCGGCTaaaatttctttccctccacAAGTGGTACAAATCACCCATCCCCGCCAGCTTGACCCACAGCAACACAAACTTTTCCCTTTTAGAGTATTAGCATCTCAAGTCAATTATCCCAATCTGCTGGCTTCCTAGACAGAAAGTGGAGTCTAAGCAATATTACCCAGATTGGAATAGAAAAACTACATTCCTAACAAAAATGGTCCCTTTACTCCATAAATCAAAAATTGACCAGGTATATCCTTCCCACCCCCCCCCCTCCCATATAGTTTCCTGTCGTGTACAACTTGTTTTGGCTAGCATGCCAGGCAATAAAGCCATGTCTAGGGTTTATCTTTAGGGAACCAAATTAATCTCCACCAATCCACTCTAGCAAGAGCACCCTTAAATAATAGCATACATAGCCAAGTTGCTGCAAACTCCACTTTGCGAGCTTCAACTTTCCTGATTTTGCTATGTTCCAAAAGACTGAATCCTCTGCATGAGGAGTGAAAAGTAGCTCAGTACACTGACTTTGAATTCAAACTAAATCTTCTGATATTAGAAGGATCCAAAACCCATTGACTTTGATTCTGGTAGTAATTTGAATCAAAGCTGGTGACTTTAGTACCATTCTTCAACAACAAAGGCGCTGCAGGGTGCTTTTTTCTCATCGAAGATAAGTGTTTTCTCCATTTCCAATCTAGTGTTTTAAGAAATGGCCTAGCTGTATCCATAAACCCAGAACTTTGTTCTAGCTCCAAGAGCGATGCAAAGGTTGAGAGACAATCCAAAAGTTTATGCCTCTCAAAACATAGGCCTTAGCACAAGCAATGGAGATCAGGATTGAGCAAATAACCATATATTTCACATTATAGAGGCTTTATCTCAATCACCAGTTCTAAAACCCAAACCATCCTCTGTTTTTGGATTAGAATCAACCCTCCAACTAAGCTAGCCCAGAAGCTTTATCTACGgtaccacacacacacacacacacacacacacacacaaataaaaTCACAAATCCTTTGGGCAATAgccattttgaatttttggggAAGAATGAACTTTGtgttatttccaatttttttgttaaacgtTTATGCCATGTTGTATTGATTGAAATATATCTAAAAGTAACAATTTTAAGGTGGTTTACCGTATCATCAAGTAGTGGAAGCTACCCAATTGGACCTGTCAAGACCAGGAAAAATGTGTCTCATTCACCAACTGCCTCCTTTTACTAATTTTGGTTCTTGTCTTCATTACACTGTCATAAAGCACACTTTTTTTGGATTTCTGGTTTTGACAATTATTTTACTGCAAAATTGCTGGTCATAATTTGGTGCTAAGAACTTTAGGTGGTTTGGGAGGACACTATTAAGAGTGTATATGCTTAATGGTTACTAAATAATTTCTTTGTTGGATGAATAAATTTTCCATCTATGTAATTTTAATGGTCACCTCATGATTTTCTGTGGTAGTAGTTGCgaaatttcaattttacttttatgaGTTGTTTGAGGATGCCAACATGTTACTGGTTATTCTCCTCCTGGTTCTTCCATGATATGATAAAATTGCTTCTACTTTTAGCATTTCTATCGTGTTGAATCCTTGTCTGGGACTGCTCATTTGCAGTGTGCAGAGTCTTAAATTCATATGAAGTACCAAAATCGTTGTTAGAGTCACTTTTAGTTATATCTCGAGGTATTTGAGTTGCATTGTCTATAGATATTTGTGACAATCATTTCAAAGCCCGTGCTCCTGGCTAGTACTTCTATTCCTGAGTTAAGTAAATTCTTCTGGCACAATGAAGTCTCAGAATCTAGTTTTAAGGATTTGTTAACATTACGTTGAGACTGAATCTAGTGGACTATTTAGAGAAAGAAAGCGAGACTAAAATCAAAGAAGCATTAGCTGAAGTAATTCTCCTAGTACAAATGTGACTTGTTTTCTACCTCATATAGGTTAAGCAGCTGCTGGAGAAGAATGAGAAAGGGCATGTTGTTGCTACTTGCCGCAATCCTGATGCAGCGACAGGGCTTCTTCATCTGAAAAATAGATTTGCTGAGCGACTTAGCATCCAACAATTGGATCTGACCCTTGAAAGCACCATAGAGGTTACATCTCTCTCTTAGTATCTATTGCTCACTCAAAAGGGAACTAGCCTTTCCATTTTGATTTTCCCAAGATGGTTTTTAGACTTTTTCAGTTTGGTACCCTTCCAGTATCTACATATACCTTAATTCAGTAGACTGATGCAATCAAGTGTTTGCCTTtttgtataatcatcattagAGTTCCGTGGTCATGGTTTTTGCACTTCTGAGATTACTTGGTCAGCTATGCAAGCAAGtgttttgcttttgttcttttcaCAGATATGCTGGATTAATATTTAAGATTATAGAATTCTCACTTATCAGCAACAAATTTAGTTTTgctattttctctctccttatTTATGTCTCATTTCAGGCATCTGCAAAGTCCATTAGAGAAAGATTTGGCTTTTTAAACCTTCTCATCAATGCATCTGGCATTCTTTCAATACCTGATGTGTTGCAACCAGGTACAGCTTGTGTCATTTCTTCAATCAGGACTTAGAGATTAGTAATGAATTTTCACATCCGAAATACAAGTTCTAATTGTGAACTGAAAATAAGATGTTTCGTTACATGTGTTTACTTTCTCTAATAATGCCTGGCAGtcaatcatttgtttttttcattttgcagtACAGAAACAACATTGAGCAAACTAGAGAAGTCCTCTTTGCTTCTTGCATATGAGGTTAATGCCATTGGTCCTGTTCTGGTGATCAAGGTATGCACATCAAATTCATTTTATGACTTGTCTTTGACATTAAACAAGATGGTTTAGTAGAACTGACACCTGCATCCTTTTAGGCATAAGTGTTTGATGAAGTTGGAATGAAATCCCTGAAGTGCCATGCTTctgtatgtttgtttgtttgtttgtttgtttgtttgttttttattcatGGGCAAATACAACTCATGAACCAATACAATTGAACTACCTCCAAGCACCATTTGGTCGAAAGACCGTTGGAAAGATGATTGCTATGAATATACCTGTACAAAATTCCAACCACTGCTTCTGTTAGttatattttcttaaacaaACTATGGAAGAAGCCTTCCTGACATTGTCAGATTGGAAAGATGTCTAGATCTAGCATGAAGATATGCACATAAATCAACTTGACTCATGTTCCTTGTCACTGGTGTTTTCCAAGAAATAATTTCTAGATGCAGAAGTTGCTTCTTTACAAAACTGTCTCCCAATAACAGTGGGATTAATTTTGCAATAAGCATGTTATTGAAATGATTCAATTTGAAGTTGTGATTGCAATAGAGCTttctttagcttttttttttttttttttttttttgtgagctTTCTTGAGGCTCTATAGCTCATAATATGACTTACAATTTACTTTTTGATTTGTACAAGCAGCACATGTGGCCTCTTCTAAAGGTTGGCAGTGGCTCTGGGACTGAAAGGGATTCTGCAGTTGTGGCCAATTTGAGCGCCAGGGTGGGATCCATTGGGGACAATCGCCTTGGGGGTTGGCACTCGTACCGAGCTTCAAAGGCTGGACTTAATCAGTGTATGAATTCTTTACTTAAGTTTCTTAGCACGGATTTTCTAGTGCTAGTACAGCAATCATATACACAtcattaagaaaaaacaaagagaggGTTTGACCCTTAACCATTTCAGTTTAATGATGCACACAAATACTAGAAGATATGGTTTCTTGAACACTTCTCTGAAAACATATGATGTGGGACAAGAAGAAGTTGAGAAGAAAAGTTGaaaggagagagaagaagaaggagaaggagcaacgagagagagagaggagagaaattAGGAAGAAGATGGAAACAGTCGATCAACTGTTTATTCATCAAAAGCTGCTAACAACTGTACAAAATTATACTTAAATAGACTTGAGAATATATCCTAAATCCAGTGACACACTCGGTCTGATAGCccactaaaataacataaagctcaaaaataacataactcaaaatctgaaaattaaataacataacaataaaGTGAGAATTAGTAAAATGCCAAAAACAATCCAGCTCTCAATCACCCAGACACAAAGTCATGGGTTGGGCCGTCCTCCAATGTTGGGTTACAAACTCATATGATAAATGGCATGTATTCGGTATCTGCACCAACTCTCTTGGGGTGGGAAGAACTCTAACCTGTCGAATGTAGCTCATGTTAGCTCTGGTAGTACTCCCACACATCAGGATCAAGTTGCTGCAACATGTCTTTGGTGATCCATGTGCAGTCTTAAGTTTGGTTGGCACCTCCAAGAAACTAGGAAATGTTGAACTCCTCTATCTCAAGCAAAAAGAACTTGCTCATCTCAAATAGTAGCAGTACTTCTTTATGTGCTGGTGAAAAGGATGGTTGTATGGGATCAAGTATGGGATTGGTATTGGGGACAGGGGAAGGCTTCTTGAAATGATGATCAGTGTGGCCTGTATAAGCAACTAGATTCTCTATATTAAAGGTGGATTTGGTTGGCACCTGCAACTAACTAGGAAATGTGAACTCCTCTATCCCAAGCAAAAAGAACTT
Coding sequences within it:
- the LOC132171318 gene encoding uncharacterized protein LOC132171318, producing the protein MKLFLMNQRALVAIPLSLRSIARRVSSSSFSSSFSSSSSSSSSSALNWEGGVSMVQGASRGIGLEFVKQLLEKNEKGHVVATCRNPDAATGLLHLKNRFAERLSIQQLDLTLESTIEASAKSIRERFGFLNLLINASGILSIPDVLQPETTLSKLEKSSLLLAYEVNAIGPVLVIKHMWPLLKVGSGSGTERDSAVVANLSARVGSIGDNRLGGWHSYRASKAGLNQLTKTVSVEFARKKDPIICILLHPGTVDTDLSRPFQRNVAEGKLFTKEFSVQKLLGIINNAKIHDNGKFFAWDGQEIPW